From Gordonia crocea, the proteins below share one genomic window:
- a CDS encoding arabinofuranosyltransferase → MTTLSTETPAPRTASSAVATLARLLAALLGGAAVAWIGLYAIATVDWPAYNASNVLRALTTVGQVGAIAVLIVAVLLYRRRAPSSSGRHGLLVDALTAIGVAGLVTVTLGMPLAATKLYLFGLSVDQQFRVEYLTRLTSSPQLQDMTYHGLPPFYPAGWFWFGGRYANLMGLPGWEAYKPWAIISIAAAATLAAVLWNRMIGADRGIAVSVAVTLSVLAFASPEPYAAVLILLGVALLPTMLHGLRGPKGLPAGVRLSSTPWAAVLAAGLFLGLCATFYTLYAGVFAVTAALLALWLLVHGWIDAANKSTPAAHVRATRRRLTGVYAARLGVMAVVAAAVALLTWGPYLLARAQNRPASGGTYEHYLPEAGSQLPFPMLRPTVFGLLALIGFAWIVWRLRERTLALALGAAVAASYLVVLGSMAMTATGSTLLAFRLEPVLAAVLAAGGVLGVAAGSSWLVGRLGDVRFAIGALAAVVAVATAQHVPSMLAGDITIAYSDTDGTGARADKRPAGAQAYYPKIRAAIAEQTGRPATDVVVLTADFDFLSVYPYWGFQGLTSHYANPLAEFDKRAAAIEKWSTATTPDELVAHLDASPWRAPDVFLFRYSPDGYTLKLARDVYPNDPNVKRYTVTFDKAAFAGPPFTVTEIGPFILVVRK, encoded by the coding sequence GTGACCACCCTGTCGACTGAGACTCCCGCACCGCGGACCGCCTCGTCGGCCGTCGCCACCCTCGCGCGCCTGCTCGCCGCCCTGCTCGGCGGTGCCGCCGTGGCGTGGATCGGCCTGTACGCGATCGCAACGGTCGACTGGCCCGCGTACAACGCCTCGAACGTCCTTCGCGCGCTGACCACGGTCGGGCAGGTCGGCGCCATCGCCGTGCTGATCGTCGCGGTCCTGCTCTACCGGCGCCGCGCACCCTCCTCGTCGGGCCGTCACGGACTGCTCGTCGACGCGCTGACCGCCATCGGCGTCGCCGGGCTGGTGACGGTGACCCTCGGGATGCCGCTGGCCGCGACAAAGCTGTACCTGTTCGGCCTGTCGGTCGACCAGCAATTCCGCGTGGAGTACCTGACCCGGCTGACGTCGTCGCCGCAGCTGCAGGACATGACCTACCACGGCCTCCCGCCGTTTTACCCGGCCGGCTGGTTCTGGTTCGGCGGCCGCTACGCCAACCTGATGGGGCTGCCCGGCTGGGAGGCCTACAAGCCGTGGGCGATCATTTCGATCGCCGCGGCCGCCACCCTCGCCGCGGTCCTGTGGAACCGGATGATCGGCGCCGACCGGGGAATCGCGGTGTCGGTGGCCGTCACCCTGTCGGTCCTCGCCTTCGCCTCTCCCGAGCCGTACGCCGCGGTGCTCATCCTGCTGGGCGTGGCCCTGCTCCCGACGATGCTGCACGGCCTGCGCGGACCGAAGGGCCTCCCTGCCGGTGTGCGTCTCTCGTCGACGCCCTGGGCCGCGGTCCTCGCGGCGGGCCTCTTCCTCGGGTTGTGCGCGACGTTCTACACCCTCTACGCCGGCGTCTTCGCCGTCACCGCCGCCCTGCTCGCGCTGTGGTTGCTGGTGCACGGCTGGATCGATGCGGCCAACAAGTCGACGCCGGCCGCACACGTGCGCGCCACCCGACGACGGTTGACCGGCGTCTATGCGGCCCGGTTGGGCGTGATGGCCGTGGTCGCGGCGGCGGTCGCGCTGCTGACGTGGGGACCGTATCTGCTCGCCCGGGCGCAGAACCGCCCGGCCAGCGGCGGCACCTATGAGCACTACCTGCCCGAGGCCGGCTCGCAGCTGCCGTTCCCCATGCTGCGCCCCACGGTGTTCGGCCTGCTCGCCCTGATCGGATTCGCGTGGATCGTGTGGCGGCTGCGCGAACGGACGCTGGCCCTGGCGCTGGGGGCGGCCGTCGCGGCGTCCTACCTGGTGGTTCTGGGCTCGATGGCGATGACTGCCACCGGCTCGACCCTGCTGGCCTTCCGACTCGAACCGGTCCTCGCCGCGGTCCTCGCGGCGGGCGGCGTCTTGGGCGTCGCGGCCGGATCGTCGTGGTTGGTGGGCCGACTCGGCGACGTCCGGTTCGCGATCGGCGCACTGGCCGCGGTGGTGGCCGTCGCCACCGCCCAGCATGTCCCGTCGATGCTCGCCGGTGACATCACCATCGCCTACTCCGACACCGATGGCACCGGGGCCCGGGCGGACAAGCGCCCGGCCGGCGCGCAGGCCTACTATCCGAAGATCCGTGCGGCGATCGCCGAGCAGACCGGACGCCCGGCGACCGACGTCGTGGTGCTGACGGCCGACTTCGACTTCCTGTCGGTCTACCCGTACTGGGGCTTCCAAGGGCTGACGTCGCACTACGCGAACCCGCTCGCCGAATTCGACAAGCGCGCCGCGGCCATCGAGAAGTGGTCGACCGCCACCACCCCCGACGAGCTGGTGGCCCACTTGGACGCCTCGCCGTGGCGGGCGCCGGACGTCTTCCTGTTCCGCTACAGCCCCGACGGCTACACCCTCAAGCTGGCCCGCGACGTCTACCCCAACGATCCGAACGTCAAGCGCTACACCGTCACCTTCGACAAGGCCGCCTTCGCCGGCCCGCCGTTCACGGTGACCGAGATCGGCCCGTTCATCCTCGTCGTCCGCAAGTAG
- a CDS encoding decaprenylphospho-beta-D-erythro-pentofuranosid-2-ulose 2-reductase, which produces MINAVGAPQSILVLGGSSEIGLAITAEYLKLGPARVVLACVPGDDAAPAAVTLLKDAGATDVSVIDFDALATDTHPGVIDAAFADGDIDVAIVAFGIQGDDEQAWQDHRLAVLEAQINYTAAVSVGVLLGEKMRAQGHGQIIAMSSVAGERVRRSNFVYGSTKAGLDGFYLGLGEALAEFGPRVLVIRPGQVRTRLSAHVKEAPLTVNKEDVAQLAVAAATKGKEIVWAPGPFRYIMMVLRHIPRAVFRKLPI; this is translated from the coding sequence ATGATCAACGCCGTCGGCGCCCCCCAGTCCATCTTGGTCCTCGGGGGCAGCTCCGAGATCGGCCTGGCCATCACCGCCGAGTACCTCAAGCTCGGCCCGGCCCGCGTCGTCCTCGCCTGCGTCCCCGGCGATGACGCCGCCCCGGCGGCCGTCACGCTGCTCAAGGACGCCGGTGCCACCGATGTCAGCGTCATCGACTTCGACGCGCTGGCCACCGACACCCACCCCGGGGTCATCGACGCGGCCTTCGCCGACGGCGACATCGACGTGGCGATCGTGGCCTTCGGCATCCAGGGCGACGACGAGCAGGCCTGGCAGGACCACCGCCTGGCGGTGCTCGAGGCCCAGATCAACTACACCGCCGCCGTCTCGGTCGGCGTGCTGCTGGGCGAGAAGATGCGCGCCCAGGGCCACGGCCAGATCATCGCGATGAGCTCGGTGGCCGGCGAACGCGTCCGCCGCTCCAACTTCGTCTACGGCTCCACCAAGGCCGGTCTGGACGGGTTCTACCTCGGCCTGGGCGAGGCGCTGGCCGAGTTCGGCCCCCGCGTCCTGGTGATCCGGCCCGGCCAGGTCCGCACCCGCCTGTCCGCGCATGTGAAGGAAGCACCCCTCACGGTCAACAAGGAGGACGTGGCGCAACTCGCCGTCGCCGCGGCCACCAAGGGCAAAGAGATCGTCTGGGCACCCGGCCCGTTCCGCTACATCATGATGGTGCTGCGCCACATCCCGCGGGCGGTGTTCCGCAAGCTGCCGATCTGA
- a CDS encoding FAD-binding oxidoreductase, whose translation MSTSELPIETRRLVGWARTTPITGHVLSTPDVEVIAKAVAQVADDNADKPSYLRRGVIARGLGRSYNESAQNTGGLTVDMTRLNRIHDIDADTAVVDVDAGVSLDELMQAALPSGLWVPVLPGTRQVTIGGAIAHDIHGKNHHSQGSFGNHVVELQLLVADGRILTLKPEGSPDDSDGSLFWATVAGIGLTGIILRAKIAMKRTESAYFIADTAQTASLQETIDLHLSDGFEDGYEYASGWFDTISAPPKLGRGTFSRGNLAKLDELPEKYRKDPLSFNNKALITFPDVFPRGLANKLSFSLVGEAYYRMGPPSEHKVKNLAQFYHMLDVFGDWNNAYGRGGGFTQYQFIVPTGNEPEFIRLIEDIQASGHVSFLNVIKLFGDGNKAPLSFPFKGWNVCLDFPVKRGLAEFLNELDRRVMAMGGRLYTAKDSRTSAESFHAMYPRIDEWRATRRAIDPTGVFMSDMGRRLDLA comes from the coding sequence ATGTCTACCAGTGAACTCCCCATCGAGACCCGACGCCTCGTCGGCTGGGCGCGCACCACGCCGATCACCGGACACGTGCTGTCCACCCCCGACGTCGAGGTCATCGCCAAGGCTGTCGCGCAGGTCGCCGACGACAACGCCGACAAGCCGTCGTACCTGCGCCGCGGCGTGATCGCCCGCGGCCTGGGCCGCTCGTACAACGAGTCGGCCCAGAACACCGGCGGCCTGACCGTCGACATGACCCGACTCAACCGGATCCACGACATCGACGCCGACACGGCCGTCGTCGACGTGGACGCCGGCGTCAGCCTCGACGAGCTGATGCAGGCCGCACTGCCGTCGGGCCTGTGGGTCCCCGTGCTGCCGGGCACCCGCCAGGTCACCATCGGCGGCGCCATCGCCCACGACATCCACGGCAAGAACCACCACAGCCAGGGCAGCTTCGGCAACCACGTCGTCGAACTGCAGCTGCTGGTCGCCGACGGCCGCATCCTCACCCTCAAGCCCGAGGGCAGCCCCGACGACTCGGACGGCTCGCTGTTCTGGGCCACCGTGGCCGGCATCGGCCTCACCGGCATCATCCTGCGCGCCAAGATCGCGATGAAGCGCACCGAGAGCGCCTACTTCATCGCCGACACCGCCCAGACCGCAAGCCTGCAGGAAACCATCGACCTGCACCTGTCCGACGGGTTCGAGGACGGCTACGAATACGCCTCGGGCTGGTTCGACACCATCAGCGCCCCACCAAAGCTCGGTCGCGGCACCTTCTCGCGCGGCAACCTCGCCAAGCTCGACGAGCTGCCCGAGAAGTACCGCAAGGATCCGCTGAGCTTCAACAACAAGGCGTTGATCACCTTTCCGGACGTCTTCCCGCGCGGGCTGGCGAACAAGCTCAGCTTCTCGCTGGTCGGTGAGGCCTACTACCGGATGGGCCCGCCCAGCGAGCACAAGGTCAAGAATCTCGCGCAGTTCTATCACATGCTCGACGTCTTCGGTGACTGGAACAACGCCTATGGCCGCGGCGGCGGATTCACCCAGTACCAGTTCATCGTCCCCACCGGGAACGAGCCGGAGTTCATCCGTCTCATCGAGGACATCCAGGCCTCCGGCCACGTCAGCTTCCTCAACGTGATCAAGCTGTTCGGCGACGGCAACAAGGCGCCGCTGAGCTTCCCGTTCAAGGGCTGGAACGTCTGCCTGGACTTCCCGGTCAAGCGCGGCCTGGCCGAGTTCCTCAACGAGCTCGACCGGCGCGTGATGGCCATGGGCGGGCGGCTCTACACCGCGAAGGACTCCCGCACCTCGGCGGAGAGCTTCCACGCGATGTACCCGCGGATCGACGAATGGCGCGCGACGCGTCGGGCCATCGACCCGACCGGCGTCTTCATGTCCGACATGGGCCGCCGCCTCGACCTCGCCTGA
- a CDS encoding alpha/beta hydrolase family protein, whose translation MSMRSPVAPGNSRVRRIAYSIVTVVATVGVIAAGSTASAAPVPPTGAPDWSGMDVRHVSPPPGTKAGTLLQQVPLAARLRVPAAGKAVRFFYATPNQHGPGASSTGVIFLPRGTAPKGGWPVLAWAHGTVGLGDNCTPSAQPRSERDTTYFGHWLRHGYTIVGTDYAGLGTPGLMSYLNGSAEAHSIVNSVKAAQQTGLPLAKRWAIIGQSQGGGAALAGAHQATALSRGTGLDYRGVVATGTPANIEHIVSLAGPYATFPLPAGLATYMAYILAGFSEARPDLHVDRVLSPLGRRMVAKAKVACYPEMTKSVDRVTGHWFTAPLRSIPGVLGALTTYMGTPIAGYDRPIFLGQGLLDADVPAPSTLSLYAQLRANNQPVELFIYPDKDHSGAVNASTKDSTPFLARIMR comes from the coding sequence ATGTCTATGCGAAGCCCGGTAGCGCCAGGAAATAGCCGGGTAAGGCGCATCGCCTACTCCATCGTCACTGTCGTCGCCACGGTCGGCGTGATCGCCGCGGGGTCGACGGCGAGTGCCGCACCGGTGCCGCCGACCGGCGCGCCGGACTGGTCGGGCATGGACGTGCGCCACGTCAGCCCGCCGCCGGGCACGAAGGCGGGCACCCTGCTCCAGCAGGTGCCACTCGCTGCGCGGCTGAGAGTGCCCGCAGCGGGCAAGGCCGTCCGGTTCTTCTACGCCACGCCCAACCAGCACGGCCCGGGGGCGTCGAGTACCGGAGTGATCTTCCTGCCCCGCGGAACCGCGCCGAAGGGCGGCTGGCCGGTCCTCGCCTGGGCACACGGCACCGTCGGACTCGGCGACAACTGCACCCCGTCGGCCCAGCCCCGTTCCGAGCGCGACACCACCTACTTCGGGCATTGGCTGCGCCACGGCTATACCATCGTCGGCACCGACTACGCCGGGCTGGGCACCCCGGGCCTGATGAGCTATCTCAACGGCAGCGCCGAGGCGCACTCGATCGTCAACTCCGTCAAGGCCGCCCAACAGACCGGACTTCCGCTGGCCAAGCGGTGGGCCATCATCGGGCAGTCGCAGGGCGGCGGCGCGGCTCTCGCCGGCGCCCATCAGGCGACGGCCCTATCCCGCGGCACCGGACTGGACTACCGGGGCGTCGTCGCAACCGGCACCCCGGCGAACATCGAACACATCGTCTCGCTCGCGGGCCCCTACGCGACCTTCCCGCTACCCGCCGGTCTGGCCACCTACATGGCCTACATCCTGGCCGGATTCAGCGAGGCCCGGCCCGACCTGCACGTCGACCGCGTCCTGAGCCCGCTCGGGCGCCGCATGGTCGCCAAGGCGAAGGTGGCGTGCTACCCGGAGATGACGAAGTCGGTCGACCGGGTCACCGGCCACTGGTTCACCGCCCCGCTGCGCTCGATCCCGGGTGTCCTGGGAGCGCTGACCACCTACATGGGCACCCCCATCGCCGGGTATGACCGGCCGATCTTCCTCGGCCAGGGGCTACTCGACGCGGATGTCCCAGCGCCGTCGACCTTGTCGTTGTACGCGCAGCTGCGGGCCAACAACCAGCCCGTCGAGCTGTTCATCTACCCCGACAAAGACCACTCCGGCGCGGTCAACGCCTCGACGAAGGACTCGACGCCGTTCCTGGCGCGCATCATGCGATAG
- a CDS encoding lysophospholipid acyltransferase family protein: MSIRELRAAFRYRVARHLLIGPFLFLWGRPKTTGQEHIPKHGPVILAANHLAISDSFYVVQCARRPVMFLAKSDYFTQPGLKGKFKKTFFSGMGQIPVDRSGGSAAAAAIDAATSIVEGGGAWAIHPEGTRSPDGRLHRGKTGVVRVAVNTGTPIIPIALTGTDNRTWRNFWKSRVTIDILPPLDLSWVKPDDEKQIREATDKLMQAIQSTTQQEYVDVYAKPGSARK; this comes from the coding sequence ATGTCGATCCGTGAACTCCGTGCAGCATTCCGCTACCGGGTGGCACGCCACCTGCTGATCGGCCCGTTCCTCTTCCTCTGGGGACGGCCCAAGACCACCGGTCAGGAGCACATTCCCAAGCATGGGCCGGTCATCTTGGCGGCCAACCACCTGGCGATCAGCGACTCGTTCTACGTGGTCCAGTGCGCCCGACGACCGGTCATGTTCCTGGCGAAGTCGGACTACTTCACCCAGCCGGGGTTGAAGGGAAAGTTCAAGAAGACCTTCTTCAGCGGCATGGGGCAGATCCCGGTCGACCGCAGCGGCGGTTCCGCGGCGGCCGCGGCGATCGACGCCGCCACCTCGATCGTCGAAGGCGGCGGTGCCTGGGCCATCCACCCGGAAGGCACCCGCTCCCCCGACGGCCGGTTGCACCGCGGCAAGACCGGCGTCGTCCGCGTCGCCGTCAACACCGGAACGCCGATCATCCCGATCGCACTGACCGGTACCGACAACCGAACCTGGCGCAACTTCTGGAAGTCGCGGGTGACCATCGACATCTTGCCGCCGCTGGACCTGAGTTGGGTGAAGCCCGACGACGAGAAACAGATCCGCGAGGCCACCGATAAGCTCATGCAGGCGATCCAATCCACGACCCAGCAGGAGTACGTCGATGTCTATGCGAAGCCCGGTAGCGCCAGGAAATAG
- a CDS encoding GtrA family protein, whose translation MPESADPDEVFPAGSDHDPHIPTPVELPLDGPEEMSDDVDLTTAIIRFIITGAGSAVLDFGLTMILQYGLGWDPAYSKALGFVLGTTTAYLINRRWTFRAEPSAARFVAVMLLYLATFAVQVGIYAALEHVWTSDNKLMSLLSFVIAQGTATVINFVVQRAVIFKLK comes from the coding sequence GTGCCTGAATCTGCAGACCCTGACGAGGTGTTTCCCGCCGGCAGCGATCACGACCCGCACATCCCGACGCCGGTCGAGTTGCCGCTGGACGGTCCGGAGGAGATGTCGGACGACGTCGACCTCACGACGGCGATCATCCGGTTCATCATCACCGGCGCCGGATCGGCGGTGCTCGACTTCGGTCTGACGATGATCCTGCAGTACGGGCTCGGCTGGGATCCCGCCTACTCGAAGGCCCTCGGCTTCGTGCTGGGCACGACGACGGCCTACCTCATCAACCGCCGCTGGACCTTCCGGGCCGAGCCCAGTGCCGCGCGGTTCGTCGCCGTGATGCTGCTCTACTTGGCGACCTTCGCCGTGCAGGTGGGGATCTACGCCGCCCTCGAGCACGTGTGGACGTCGGACAACAAGCTGATGTCCTTGCTGTCCTTCGTGATCGCCCAGGGCACCGCGACGGTGATCAACTTCGTCGTGCAGCGCGCGGTCATCTTCAAACTGAAATAG
- a CDS encoding SDR family oxidoreductase, with protein sequence MGRLDGKVALISGGSRGIGASHATRFVAEGARVVIGDVLVDEGRALADELGDNAVFVELDVTDPDSWRRAVETTTEAFATPTVLVNNAGIQNGGLIGSYDLDDWNRIVAINLTGTFLGCRAVADPMIAAGNGGSIINTSSISGILGSVGTHGYSATKFAVRGLTKSVAVELAPHNIRCNSIHPAQVRTDMAAGIPEDFLQTPLGRAADPAEITNVVLFLASDESSYCTASEFLIDGGLTSTVPYNLPKT encoded by the coding sequence ATGGGGCGGCTCGACGGCAAGGTCGCGCTGATCAGCGGCGGCTCGCGCGGCATCGGGGCATCGCATGCCACCCGGTTCGTCGCCGAAGGGGCGCGCGTGGTCATCGGCGACGTCCTCGTCGACGAGGGTCGGGCGCTGGCCGACGAACTCGGCGACAACGCGGTGTTCGTCGAACTCGACGTCACCGATCCCGATTCGTGGCGGCGCGCGGTCGAGACCACGACCGAGGCCTTCGCCACCCCGACCGTGCTGGTCAACAACGCGGGCATCCAGAACGGCGGGCTGATCGGCTCCTACGACCTGGACGACTGGAACCGGATCGTCGCCATCAACCTGACCGGGACCTTCCTCGGCTGCCGCGCGGTGGCCGACCCCATGATCGCCGCGGGCAACGGCGGCTCGATCATCAACACCTCGTCGATCTCGGGAATCCTCGGCTCGGTCGGCACCCACGGCTACTCGGCGACGAAGTTCGCCGTCCGCGGGCTGACCAAGTCGGTGGCGGTGGAACTGGCGCCGCACAACATCCGGTGCAACTCGATCCACCCCGCCCAGGTCCGCACCGACATGGCCGCCGGAATCCCCGAGGACTTCCTGCAGACCCCGCTCGGACGCGCCGCCGACCCGGCCGAAATCACCAACGTCGTGCTGTTCCTGGCCTCCGACGAGAGCTCCTACTGCACCGCGAGCGAATTTCTCATCGACGGCGGGCTGACCTCGACGGTGCCCTACAACCTGCCGAAGACCTAG
- a CDS encoding TIGR03619 family F420-dependent LLM class oxidoreductase: MRFTFAEAMTDPAYYAPLAQAAEAAGYDGMTIPDSIAYPEQSDAKYPYTPDGDRGFLEDKAFIETFIQAAALGAVTSTIRFTPFVVKLPIRPPALVAKQAMSVAYLTNNRLALGVGTSPWPEDYDILGVDFARRGKRMDECMDIIRGLETGEYFEFHGEFYDIPKIKMSPAPTEHIPLLVGGHADLALKRAVIRGDGWMHGGGPPEELDALLDKIAAIREAEGKADDPFEIHVISMDAYTVDGCKRLADKGITDVIVGFRMPYVRGNDEEPLQKKIDHLNWYGENVIAKVNS; this comes from the coding sequence ATGCGGTTCACCTTTGCCGAGGCCATGACCGACCCGGCCTACTACGCGCCGCTCGCCCAGGCGGCCGAAGCGGCCGGATACGACGGGATGACCATCCCCGACTCGATCGCCTACCCCGAGCAGTCCGACGCGAAGTACCCCTACACCCCCGACGGCGACCGGGGATTCCTCGAGGACAAGGCCTTCATCGAAACCTTCATTCAGGCCGCCGCACTCGGGGCGGTGACCTCGACGATCCGCTTCACCCCCTTCGTCGTGAAACTCCCGATCCGCCCGCCGGCGTTGGTCGCCAAACAGGCCATGTCGGTGGCTTATCTGACCAACAACCGCCTCGCGCTGGGCGTCGGCACCAGTCCGTGGCCCGAGGACTACGACATCCTGGGCGTCGACTTCGCCCGCCGCGGCAAGCGGATGGACGAGTGCATGGACATCATCAGGGGTCTCGAAACCGGCGAGTACTTCGAGTTCCACGGCGAGTTCTACGACATCCCCAAGATCAAGATGTCCCCGGCGCCCACCGAACACATCCCGCTGCTCGTCGGCGGCCATGCCGACCTCGCCCTCAAGCGGGCCGTCATCCGCGGCGACGGTTGGATGCACGGCGGCGGCCCGCCGGAGGAACTCGACGCCCTGCTGGACAAGATCGCGGCGATTCGCGAAGCAGAGGGCAAGGCCGACGACCCCTTCGAGATCCACGTGATTTCGATGGACGCCTACACCGTCGACGGGTGTAAGCGGTTGGCGGACAAGGGGATCACCGACGTCATCGTCGGCTTCCGCATGCCCTATGTGCGGGGCAACGACGAGGAGCCGCTGCAGAAGAAGATCGACCACCTCAACTGGTACGGCGAGAACGTCATCGCGAAGGTGAACTCCTGA
- a CDS encoding DUF4189 domain-containing protein: MSMKRLIASVGIAAGLITTGAVAPTTPTADAAGTWGAIAWAYNGRAAGGYGSSTPGPAIREAKRRCGPQCGYFTFHDSCGAIAYQFSYGYNERRTRIARVWGYPSHRSARQAARNRLGWVTRVNSVCSWG; the protein is encoded by the coding sequence ATGAGCATGAAGCGACTGATCGCCTCTGTCGGCATTGCCGCCGGCCTGATCACCACCGGGGCCGTGGCACCGACGACCCCGACAGCCGACGCCGCCGGGACATGGGGAGCCATCGCCTGGGCCTACAACGGGCGGGCGGCCGGCGGGTACGGGTCGTCGACCCCGGGCCCCGCGATCCGCGAGGCCAAGCGCCGTTGTGGTCCCCAGTGCGGCTACTTCACCTTCCACGACTCGTGCGGCGCGATCGCCTACCAGTTCTCCTACGGGTACAACGAGCGTCGTACCCGGATTGCCCGGGTGTGGGGTTACCCCAGCCACCGCTCGGCACGGCAGGCCGCACGCAACCGACTCGGCTGGGTGACCCGCGTGAACAGCGTCTGCTCCTGGGGCTGA
- the glfT1 gene encoding galactofuranosyltransferase GlfT1, producing MTRVVAVIVTHRRAELLAESTAVITAQTRPVDHLIVVDNADEQVVADHVAALDLPTTYIGSKHNLGGAGGFALGMLHALALGADWVWCADDDGRPEGPDVLATLLDCALHHGLGEVSPVVANIDDPDALAFPLRRGLVWRRKRSELFEADEEMTADNDLLPGIASLMNGALFAADTLDRVGVPDLRLFVRGDEVEMHRRLARSGIAFGTCLTTAYLHPDGSDEFRPILGGRMHTQYPDNDTKRFFTYRNRGYLMAQPGMRKLLPQEYARFAWFFLVKQHDPAGFREWLRLRKIGRTEQFDRP from the coding sequence GTGACGCGCGTCGTCGCGGTCATCGTCACCCACCGTCGTGCGGAGCTGTTGGCCGAGTCGACGGCCGTCATCACCGCGCAGACGCGCCCGGTCGACCACCTGATCGTCGTCGACAACGCCGACGAGCAGGTCGTCGCCGACCATGTCGCCGCCCTGGACCTGCCGACCACCTACATCGGGTCCAAGCACAATCTCGGCGGCGCGGGCGGGTTCGCCCTCGGGATGCTGCACGCGTTGGCGCTGGGCGCCGACTGGGTGTGGTGCGCCGACGACGACGGCCGGCCCGAGGGCCCCGACGTACTCGCGACGCTGCTCGACTGCGCACTGCACCACGGCCTCGGCGAGGTGTCGCCGGTGGTCGCCAACATCGATGACCCGGATGCGCTGGCGTTCCCGCTGCGGCGCGGCCTGGTGTGGCGGCGCAAGCGCTCGGAGCTCTTCGAAGCCGACGAGGAGATGACCGCCGACAACGATTTGCTGCCCGGCATCGCCTCGTTGATGAACGGCGCGTTGTTCGCCGCGGACACCCTCGACCGGGTCGGGGTGCCGGATCTGCGGCTGTTCGTCCGCGGTGACGAGGTCGAGATGCACCGCCGGTTGGCGCGGTCGGGAATCGCCTTCGGCACCTGCCTGACCACGGCCTACCTACATCCCGACGGCAGCGACGAGTTCCGCCCGATCCTGGGCGGCCGGATGCACACCCAGTACCCGGACAACGACACCAAGCGGTTTTTCACCTATCGCAACCGCGGCTATCTGATGGCCCAGCCCGGGATGCGCAAGCTCCTCCCCCAGGAATATGCCCGGTTCGCGTGGTTCTTCCTGGTGAAACAGCATGACCCGGCCGGTTTCCGCGAGTGGCTGCGCCTGCGCAAGATCGGGCGGACCGAGCAGTTCGACCGCCCGTAG
- the wzt gene encoding galactan export ABC transporter ATP-binding subunit Wzt/RfbE: MTNENQPTPEKTALGARDKNRIVAADDVRVDTWDACVDFPIFDAKTRSFKKSVLGRAGGVIGASDSGVAMVEALRNIDLHLEHGDRVGLVGHNGAGKSTLLRLLSGIYEPTRGACRVRGRVAPVFDLGVGMDPEISGFENIVIRGMFLGMSRKEMLAKTDDIAEFTELGAHLEMPLRTYSTGMRVRLALGVVTSIDPEILILDEGIGAVDADFMRKARIRLQALVERSGILVFASHSNEFLAQLCDRALWIDKGEIKMEGGIEEVVGAYEGPDAAAQVRKVLARMEAEE; the protein is encoded by the coding sequence ATGACCAACGAGAACCAACCCACCCCGGAGAAGACTGCGCTCGGCGCGCGGGACAAGAACCGCATCGTCGCGGCCGACGACGTCCGCGTCGACACCTGGGACGCCTGCGTCGACTTCCCGATCTTCGACGCCAAGACCCGCTCGTTCAAGAAGTCGGTGCTGGGCCGGGCCGGCGGCGTCATCGGGGCCTCGGACTCCGGCGTTGCGATGGTCGAGGCGCTGCGCAACATCGATCTGCACCTCGAGCACGGCGACCGCGTCGGATTGGTCGGCCACAACGGCGCCGGCAAGTCGACGCTGCTGCGCCTGCTGTCGGGAATCTACGAGCCCACCCGCGGCGCCTGCCGGGTGCGCGGGCGCGTGGCCCCGGTGTTCGACCTCGGCGTCGGCATGGACCCGGAGATCTCCGGCTTCGAGAACATCGTCATCCGCGGCATGTTCCTGGGCATGTCCCGCAAGGAAATGCTCGCCAAGACCGACGACATCGCCGAGTTCACCGAGCTCGGCGCGCATCTGGAGATGCCACTGCGGACCTATTCCACCGGTATGCGCGTCCGGCTGGCGCTGGGCGTGGTCACGAGCATCGACCCGGAAATCCTCATCCTCGACGAAGGCATCGGCGCGGTCGACGCCGACTTCATGCGCAAGGCACGGATCCGGTTGCAGGCACTGGTCGAGCGCTCGGGCATTCTTGTGTTCGCCAGCCACTCCAACGAGTTCCTGGCCCAGCTGTGTGACCGGGCGCTGTGGATCGACAAGGGCGAGATCAAGATGGAGGGCGGCATCGAAGAGGTCGTCGGCGCCTACGAGGGCCCCGACGCCGCCGCCCAGGTCCGCAAGGTGCTGGCCCGCATGGAGGCGGAGGAGTGA